A genomic segment from Clostridium pasteurianum BC1 encodes:
- the hypB gene encoding hydrogenase nickel incorporation protein HypB, producing MSEIKVVTNILQTNDEITAKNKEILDEKGIYVINLMSSPGSGKTSILEKVISKLKDDIKIAVIEGDIYTTKDAERIEAQGVPVVQINTGGACHLDGDMIKNSLNSLNLDAVNLLVIENVGNLVCPAEFEIGEDIKICVLSTTEGNDKPLKYPLMFEKSSAVILNKIDLMPFTNFNRDEFYRDVKSLNANTITFETSCVKDEGLDELCVWLKDRIIEKRK from the coding sequence ATGAGTGAAATTAAGGTAGTAACAAATATACTTCAAACCAATGACGAAATAACTGCAAAGAATAAAGAAATATTAGATGAAAAAGGCATATATGTAATCAATTTAATGAGTTCACCTGGTTCAGGTAAAACTTCAATACTTGAAAAAGTTATTTCAAAACTTAAAGATGATATAAAAATTGCAGTTATAGAAGGGGATATATACACAACAAAGGATGCAGAGAGAATTGAAGCACAGGGAGTACCAGTTGTACAAATTAATACAGGCGGAGCCTGTCATTTAGATGGAGATATGATTAAGAATTCACTAAATTCATTAAATTTAGATGCTGTGAACCTACTTGTTATAGAAAACGTAGGTAATCTTGTATGCCCAGCTGAATTTGAGATTGGTGAGGACATAAAGATATGCGTTTTAAGTACTACTGAGGGAAATGATAAACCACTTAAATATCCTCTTATGTTTGAAAAGAGCAGCGCAGTTATTTTAAATAAAATAGATCTAATGCCCTTTACTAATTTTAATAGAGATGAATTTTATAGAGACGTAAAATCTTTGAATGCTAATACTATCACCTTTGAAACAAGCTGTGTAAAAGATGAAGGATTAGATGAATTGTGTGTATGGCTGAAAGACAGGATTATTGAGAAGAGAAAGTAA
- the tatC gene encoding twin-arginine translocase subunit TatC — MTNENIKDMSVVDHLSELRKRLIIIIIAIAAATGIIYEKAYYLIKFLMLPLAKFKLELVYFSLAEGFMTRMGISLLAGTIIVSPIILYQLAAFVNPGLSKNEKRLLYKNLFFMAILLLAGITFGYILVLPYALNFLISYGQNYMNPLLSGSTYFNFIGIFCFFTGIVFLIPYIIVLLGKLSLINSKRLRKWRKYIFIATLTLEGLFISNAGLITCILVAAPVLILYEISIWIVYFTEKRLEKKKSKI, encoded by the coding sequence ATGACTAATGAAAATATAAAAGATATGTCTGTGGTAGATCATCTCAGTGAGCTTAGAAAGAGATTGATAATTATTATAATAGCAATAGCTGCTGCTACTGGAATTATTTATGAAAAAGCTTATTATTTAATCAAATTTTTAATGCTGCCTTTAGCTAAATTTAAATTGGAGCTTGTATATTTTTCTTTAGCAGAAGGTTTTATGACGAGAATGGGAATATCACTGTTAGCCGGGACTATAATTGTAAGTCCGATTATATTATACCAATTGGCTGCTTTTGTTAACCCAGGATTGTCTAAAAATGAGAAAAGATTATTATATAAAAATTTATTCTTTATGGCAATTTTACTGCTTGCTGGCATAACTTTTGGATATATATTAGTACTGCCCTATGCTCTTAATTTTTTAATATCTTATGGACAAAATTATATGAATCCGCTGCTTTCAGGCAGTACATATTTCAATTTTATAGGTATTTTTTGTTTCTTTACTGGAATTGTATTTTTGATTCCTTATATAATTGTACTTTTGGGTAAGTTGTCATTAATAAATTCAAAACGTCTTAGAAAGTGGAGAAAGTATATTTTTATAGCTACGCTGACACTTGAAGGATTATTTATTTCCAATGCAGGCTTAATTACTTGCATACTTGTTGCAGCTCCTGTACTGATATTGTACGAGATTAGCATATGGATTGTTTATTTTACAGAAAAAAGGTTAGAAAAGAAAAAAAGCAAAATTTAA
- the tatA gene encoding twin-arginine translocase TatA/TatE family subunit, whose amino-acid sequence MPRIGIPELIVILVIALVVFGPGKLPTVGKSIGEAINEFKKASTEITKGSTTEGNATVAKAEEKVEEKVEEKKAE is encoded by the coding sequence ATGCCAAGAATAGGAATTCCAGAGTTAATTGTTATTTTAGTAATAGCTTTAGTGGTTTTCGGACCAGGAAAGCTTCCAACAGTAGGAAAATCAATAGGAGAGGCAATTAATGAGTTTAAGAAAGCTTCGACTGAAATTACCAAAGGAAGTACTACTGAGGGTAACGCTACTGTAGCAAAGGCAGAAGAAAAGGTAGAAGAAAAGGTAGAAGAAAAGAAAGCAGAGTAG
- a CDS encoding HypC/HybG/HupF family hydrogenase formation chaperone, whose translation MCLAVPGKVLKIDNYKGVVEIGNMKREVFMHLIPDIKVGQYVLVHAGCAIETIDEEEAAKTLEIIKELSENEIC comes from the coding sequence ATGTGCTTAGCAGTTCCAGGGAAAGTTTTGAAAATAGATAATTATAAAGGTGTTGTAGAAATAGGAAATATGAAAAGAGAAGTATTTATGCACCTTATTCCAGATATAAAAGTTGGACAATATGTTTTAGTTCATGCAGGCTGTGCAATTGAAACAATTGATGAGGAGGAAGCAGCAAAAACTCTGGAAATAATAAAGGAGCTATCAGAGAATGAAATATGCTGA
- the hypE gene encoding hydrogenase expression/formation protein HypE: MEDKISLSHGSGGKQTNNLISDLFIKYFDNETIRQMNDSAQLNLEHNRIAFTTDSFVVTPSFFKGGDIGKLAVCGTVNDLAVSGAKPLYLTSAFIIEEGYPIESLETIVKSMAETAKEAGVQIVAGDTKVVEKGGVDGLFINTAGIGTIYEDVNIKANNAEAGDVVIVNGTLGDHGMTIMCERSGIDIQGELKSDCAPLNMLVDSILNICKDIHVLRDATRGGVAAVLNEIAETSRVSIELEEDAIPVSEEVKGACELLGLDPLYIANEGKLCCFVPEKYADKVLEQMRNHPLGFNAKIIGKVVEQVSQNVYLKTIIGGRRIVDMPSGQQLPRIC; this comes from the coding sequence ATGGAGGATAAGATATCATTAAGTCATGGAAGTGGCGGTAAACAAACTAATAATTTAATAAGTGATCTATTTATAAAGTATTTTGATAATGAAACCATAAGACAAATGAATGATTCTGCACAGCTTAATTTAGAACACAATAGAATTGCTTTCACTACAGATTCATTTGTAGTCACACCATCCTTTTTTAAAGGTGGAGATATTGGTAAGCTTGCAGTATGCGGCACAGTAAATGATTTAGCAGTGAGTGGTGCTAAACCGCTTTATTTAACAAGTGCATTTATTATAGAAGAGGGATATCCAATTGAAAGTCTTGAGACAATTGTAAAATCTATGGCTGAAACGGCAAAGGAAGCAGGAGTTCAAATTGTAGCGGGAGATACAAAAGTAGTAGAAAAAGGTGGAGTAGATGGGCTATTCATTAATACTGCTGGAATAGGTACAATTTATGAAGATGTTAATATTAAAGCAAATAACGCTGAAGCTGGAGATGTAGTTATTGTAAATGGAACACTTGGAGATCACGGAATGACTATTATGTGTGAAAGAAGTGGAATAGATATACAGGGTGAATTAAAAAGTGATTGTGCTCCTTTAAATATGCTAGTAGATTCAATATTAAATATATGTAAGGATATTCATGTGCTTAGGGATGCTACTAGAGGTGGAGTTGCAGCAGTTCTAAATGAAATTGCGGAAACCAGCAGAGTATCTATTGAATTGGAAGAAGATGCTATTCCTGTAAGCGAAGAAGTAAAGGGTGCCTGTGAATTGCTGGGATTAGATCCTTTATACATTGCTAACGAGGGAAAGCTATGCTGCTTTGTACCAGAAAAATACGCTGACAAAGTATTGGAGCAGATGAGAAATCACCCATTAGGATTTAATGCTAAAATCATTGGTAAAGTTGTAGAACAGGTATCACAAAATGTTTATTTGAAAACTATTATCGGTGGAAGAAGAATAGTAGATATGCCATCGGGGCAGCAGTTACCTAGAATATGCTAG
- a CDS encoding hydrogenase small subunit, producing the protein MKISRRDFLKWSAATAVALNLDLDMGKVNTVLAAETDPPVIWLNGAGCSGCTISTLNVTNPTTIDDVLLNKISLKYDTTLMTQSGDSAIQTLDQAANTYNGQFILVVEGAVPTGASGNYCVIGEQNGSPLTMQQTVLKYGPMAKYVVAAGTCAAFGGVSATSPNSTSCQSVKTVLSGQTTNPVINLAGCPVHPTVMVQTLLNLILTGMPALDSNNRPTQYYGSTVHNKCPRRGTGSAGQPGVVGCYWGLGCKGPNCNNVCPSMKWNNGVSFCVLSNYPCIGCANPTFPTNPLLGSTGD; encoded by the coding sequence ATGAAAATTAGCAGAAGAGACTTTCTAAAGTGGTCTGCAGCTACAGCAGTAGCTCTAAATCTTGATTTAGATATGGGTAAAGTTAATACTGTACTTGCAGCAGAAACAGATCCTCCAGTTATCTGGTTAAATGGAGCTGGATGTTCAGGATGTACCATATCAACTTTAAATGTTACTAATCCAACAACTATTGATGACGTACTTTTAAACAAAATAAGCTTAAAGTACGATACTACTCTTATGACACAGTCAGGAGACTCTGCAATACAGACTCTTGATCAAGCTGCAAATACTTACAATGGTCAATTTATACTTGTGGTTGAAGGTGCAGTACCAACAGGTGCAAGTGGAAACTACTGTGTAATTGGTGAACAAAATGGCTCACCATTAACAATGCAGCAGACAGTATTAAAATATGGTCCTATGGCTAAATATGTAGTAGCAGCAGGAACCTGTGCAGCTTTTGGAGGAGTTTCGGCAACTAGTCCTAATAGTACTTCCTGCCAATCAGTAAAAACAGTACTAAGTGGACAAACTACTAATCCAGTTATAAACCTTGCAGGATGTCCAGTTCATCCAACGGTTATGGTACAAACTTTACTTAATCTTATCTTAACTGGTATGCCAGCTTTAGATTCCAATAATAGACCAACTCAGTACTATGGAAGTACTGTTCACAATAAATGTCCTAGACGTGGGACAGGAAGTGCAGGTCAACCAGGTGTAGTTGGATGTTACTGGGGATTAGGATGTAAAGGACCAAACTGTAATAATGTGTGTCCTAGTATGAAGTGGAATAATGGAGTAAGCTTTTGTGTATTATCAAATTATCCATGTATAGGTTGCGCAAATCCAACTTTCCCTACAAATCCATTGTTAGGTAGTACTGGCGATTAA
- the tatC gene encoding twin-arginine translocase subunit TatC, whose protein sequence is MIKSEQIVGFAKSLEKFRKIIITMLVIVIIAASLMYFEADFIIGILEKPIHGVNLYFMTPAEGMMVKMKIAFLGGIVISFPFMAYLLIYQAGSRLTGKVRRILYFFVTPVAVLLFIGGAFFGYRLLLPSTIEFLLSCGNDFMKANLSGDSYFSFVETILLAVGLIFELPLVLISLSRINVVNSKMLKGKRKIALMVSLVAVAFIAPSLDAMTFILVALPIIGLYEISIWSVYLLEKSDKKKQSSKVSENK, encoded by the coding sequence ATGATAAAAAGTGAACAAATCGTTGGTTTTGCAAAGTCGCTGGAGAAATTTAGAAAGATAATAATAACAATGCTTGTCATTGTTATTATTGCTGCTTCGCTTATGTATTTTGAGGCTGATTTTATAATAGGTATTTTAGAAAAACCTATTCATGGAGTTAATTTATATTTTATGACGCCAGCTGAAGGAATGATGGTGAAAATGAAAATTGCCTTTTTAGGTGGCATAGTGATTTCATTTCCCTTTATGGCGTATTTATTAATTTATCAAGCAGGTTCAAGATTAACTGGAAAAGTCAGAAGGATTCTTTATTTTTTTGTAACTCCAGTTGCAGTATTACTTTTTATTGGTGGAGCTTTTTTTGGATATAGATTATTATTACCTTCAACAATTGAGTTTTTATTGAGTTGTGGAAATGATTTTATGAAAGCAAATTTGTCTGGTGATAGTTATTTTTCATTTGTAGAAACTATACTTCTGGCTGTAGGTCTAATTTTTGAGCTTCCATTGGTTTTAATATCCCTATCCAGAATAAATGTTGTTAATTCAAAAATGCTAAAGGGAAAACGAAAAATTGCTTTGATGGTTTCACTTGTAGCTGTAGCATTTATAGCACCTTCACTAGATGCTATGACTTTTATTTTAGTAGCTTTACCAATAATAGGACTATATGAAATCAGTATCTGGAGTGTATATCTATTAGAAAAAAGTGATAAAAAGAAGCAATCATCTAAGGTATCTGAAAATAAATAA
- a CDS encoding HyaD/HybD family hydrogenase maturation endopeptidase: MKDTVILGIGNILLKDDGVGVYTIRELENEKLPSTIELVDGGTSTLDTLSYFLDYKKVIIVDCLKAGYEPGTIYKINPEDIKSYKSENLSIHDVQILDVVKIANMLGKFPKVTIFGIEPEKICLDTEMTETMKNKIPEVIKLLKMELDLKEKQENVS, encoded by the coding sequence ATGAAAGATACTGTCATCCTTGGAATAGGTAATATACTTTTAAAAGATGACGGTGTAGGAGTCTATACAATAAGAGAGTTAGAGAATGAAAAGCTTCCATCTACTATAGAATTAGTAGATGGAGGTACTTCTACACTGGATACATTAAGTTATTTTCTAGATTATAAAAAAGTAATTATTGTAGACTGTTTAAAAGCTGGATATGAACCTGGTACTATATATAAGATTAATCCAGAAGACATAAAAAGCTATAAAAGTGAAAATTTGTCTATACATGATGTTCAAATTTTGGATGTAGTCAAAATAGCAAATATGTTAGGTAAGTTTCCTAAGGTTACAATATTCGGAATAGAGCCTGAAAAAATATGTTTAGATACGGAAATGACAGAAACTATGAAGAATAAAATACCTGAAGTTATAAAACTTCTTAAGATGGAGTTAGATCTTAAAGAAAAGCAAGAAAATGTAAGTTAG
- a CDS encoding nickel-dependent hydrogenase large subunit encodes MSTIVLDPITRLEGHLKINVTLDSNNNVTAAQASGGLYRDFENMLLNRVPKDAAFLTQRICGLCPVSHAISSSKAIEQAGGFTPTLQGLLLRDLIQASNFISSNILHFYHLALMDYVQGPQMSPWTPGYSQDYRFNSTDNQNLVNNYVTALSIRRQAHEMGAIFGGKLPHVANIVPGGVTAIPSSTDITNFKNYLTTITSFITNTYQGDVNKLASTYSDYYSVGAGYGNLIAYGVFDTNTTGGKLFPAGTVTNGTVGSFSQTNVKEYVGHSWYSSPSGVNPASETTTPSYGKSGAYTWLKAPRYSGQPYEAGSLARTWVSGDYRHGVSVMDRHMARYTETAKIASNMNTWINQIVTGTNGYTNIGTPTSGSGVGLTEAPRGALGHWVSVSSSKISKYQIITPTCWNASPMDDSGNVGPIEKALIGTHVTDTTQPVELLRIVHSFDPCTGCSVHVMSPEGVEMSKFIVQPGV; translated from the coding sequence ATGAGTACTATAGTATTAGATCCAATTACAAGATTAGAAGGACACTTAAAAATTAATGTAACACTTGACTCAAATAATAATGTAACAGCAGCTCAGGCTTCAGGAGGTCTTTACAGAGATTTTGAAAATATGCTTTTAAATAGAGTGCCAAAGGATGCAGCTTTTTTAACACAGAGAATATGCGGACTATGTCCAGTTTCTCATGCCATATCTTCATCAAAGGCAATAGAGCAAGCTGGTGGCTTCACACCTACTTTGCAGGGTCTTCTTTTAAGAGATCTTATTCAGGCTTCAAATTTTATATCAAGTAATATATTACATTTCTATCATTTAGCGTTAATGGATTACGTTCAAGGACCACAAATGTCCCCATGGACACCAGGATACAGCCAAGATTATAGATTTAATTCAACAGATAATCAAAACTTAGTTAACAATTATGTAACTGCACTATCAATAAGAAGACAAGCTCACGAAATGGGAGCAATATTTGGTGGTAAGCTTCCACATGTTGCTAACATTGTACCAGGTGGTGTAACTGCAATACCATCTTCAACAGATATAACTAATTTCAAGAATTATTTAACTACAATAACATCCTTTATTACAAATACATATCAAGGGGATGTTAACAAATTAGCTTCAACCTATAGTGATTATTATAGCGTAGGTGCTGGTTATGGTAATTTAATAGCTTATGGTGTATTTGATACAAATACTACTGGAGGCAAGTTATTCCCAGCAGGTACAGTAACTAATGGAACAGTAGGAAGCTTTAGTCAGACTAATGTAAAAGAATATGTAGGACATTCATGGTATTCCTCACCATCAGGAGTAAATCCAGCTAGTGAGACTACAACACCAAGCTACGGAAAATCAGGAGCATATACTTGGCTTAAGGCACCAAGATATAGTGGACAACCTTACGAGGCAGGTTCATTAGCAAGAACTTGGGTAAGCGGAGATTATAGACATGGTGTATCAGTTATGGACAGACATATGGCAAGATATACTGAAACAGCTAAGATAGCAAGCAATATGAATACCTGGATAAATCAGATAGTAACTGGTACAAATGGATATACAAATATAGGAACTCCAACTTCAGGAAGTGGAGTAGGTTTAACAGAAGCACCAAGAGGAGCTCTTGGACACTGGGTATCTGTATCAAGTTCTAAAATATCAAAATATCAGATTATTACACCAACTTGTTGGAATGCTTCCCCAATGGATGACAGCGGTAATGTTGGTCCAATAGAAAAGGCATTAATAGGAACTCATGTTACTGATACAACTCAGCCAGTAGAATTACTAAGGATAGTGCACTCCTTCGATCCATGTACAGGATGTTCAGTACATGTAATGTCACCTGAGGGAGTAGAAATGTCTAAATTTATAGTACAACCAGGAGTTTAA
- the hypA gene encoding hydrogenase maturation nickel metallochaperone HypA, translating to MHEVSIMENTINIISEKAKENNLKNISKITIKIGELSGVMSDSLIFAFNSLSKGTIAEGAKFLIEKVDATAMCDDCGITFEIDHFNKLCPNCNKFSTNILSGYELYVNTIEGE from the coding sequence ATGCATGAAGTTTCAATCATGGAAAATACAATAAATATTATTTCAGAAAAGGCTAAAGAAAATAATCTAAAGAATATATCTAAAATTACTATAAAAATTGGAGAACTTTCTGGAGTAATGTCTGATTCATTAATATTTGCATTTAACAGTTTATCTAAAGGAACTATAGCTGAAGGTGCAAAGTTCTTAATAGAGAAAGTTGATGCCACAGCTATGTGTGATGACTGCGGTATTACATTTGAAATAGATCATTTTAATAAATTATGTCCAAATTGCAATAAGTTTTCAACTAACATTTTAAGTGGATATGAACTCTATGTTAATACAATTGAAGGAGAATAA